One region of Pseudomonas sp. ABC1 genomic DNA includes:
- a CDS encoding FMN-binding glutamate synthase family protein: MNLSLLNRYAFFAFCVLFTLASLAFLDQGWFWPATALTGLLSLVGVIDLLQTRRAVRRNYPILGNIRYLFESIRPEIRQYLIEGDDDRLPFSRAQRSLVYARAKNEGADKPFGTLSDVYLSGFEFISHSMCPAPVADPAGFRVEIGGPQCSQPYSASLFNVSAMSFGSLSANAIRSLNQGARLGNFYHDTGEGSISAYHREAGGDLVWELGSGYFGCRTADGRFDPERFAAQARQPQVKMIEIKLSQGAKPGHGGILPKHKITAEIAQTRGVSMDEDCVSPASHSAFSTPIELLQFIERLRALSGGKPVGFKLCLGHPWEFMGVAKAMLKTGILPDFIVIDGKEGGTGAAPQEFTDHLGVPLREGLLFVHNTLVGINLRDKIKLGASGKIISAFDIACVLAIGADWANSARGFMFAIGCIQSQSCHTNKCPTGVATQDPLRQRALVVEDKAQRVYNFHRNTLKALAEMLAAAGLQHPSQIDARHLVQRLSANEIKLFSQQHVFLEPGELLSGRIEGEFYERMWRMARAEGFEPAPA; this comes from the coding sequence ATGAACCTGTCGCTGCTCAACCGTTATGCCTTTTTCGCGTTCTGCGTGCTCTTCACGCTGGCCAGTCTGGCGTTCTTAGATCAGGGCTGGTTCTGGCCCGCCACCGCGTTGACCGGGCTGCTCAGCCTGGTCGGTGTCATCGACCTGTTGCAGACCCGGCGCGCAGTGCGGCGCAATTACCCGATCCTGGGCAATATCCGCTACCTGTTCGAGAGCATCCGCCCGGAAATCCGCCAATACCTGATCGAAGGCGACGACGACCGCCTGCCATTCTCCCGCGCCCAGCGCTCGCTGGTCTACGCCAGGGCCAAGAACGAAGGCGCCGACAAACCCTTCGGCACCCTGAGCGACGTGTACCTCAGCGGGTTCGAATTCATCAGCCATTCCATGTGCCCGGCGCCGGTGGCCGACCCTGCCGGCTTTCGCGTAGAGATCGGCGGGCCGCAGTGCAGCCAGCCGTATTCCGCTTCGTTGTTCAATGTCTCCGCCATGAGCTTCGGTTCGCTCAGTGCCAATGCCATCCGCTCCCTCAACCAGGGCGCCAGGCTGGGCAACTTCTACCATGACACCGGCGAGGGCAGCATCAGCGCCTATCACCGTGAGGCGGGCGGCGACCTGGTCTGGGAACTGGGCAGCGGCTACTTCGGTTGCCGCACCGCCGATGGCCGTTTCGATCCGGAGCGCTTCGCCGCCCAGGCCCGCCAGCCCCAGGTGAAGATGATCGAAATCAAGCTGAGCCAGGGTGCCAAGCCGGGCCACGGTGGCATCCTGCCGAAGCACAAGATCACGGCGGAAATCGCCCAGACCCGTGGCGTCAGCATGGACGAGGATTGCGTCTCGCCCGCCAGCCACAGCGCCTTCTCCACGCCCATAGAGCTGTTGCAGTTCATCGAGCGCCTGCGTGCGCTGTCCGGTGGCAAACCGGTCGGCTTCAAGCTCTGCCTCGGGCACCCCTGGGAGTTCATGGGGGTGGCCAAGGCCATGCTGAAGACCGGCATCCTGCCCGACTTCATCGTCATCGACGGCAAGGAGGGCGGCACCGGCGCCGCGCCTCAGGAGTTCACCGACCACCTCGGTGTGCCGTTGCGCGAGGGCCTGCTGTTCGTGCACAACACCCTGGTGGGCATCAACCTGCGGGACAAGATCAAGCTGGGCGCCAGCGGCAAGATCATCAGCGCCTTCGACATCGCCTGCGTGCTGGCCATCGGTGCCGACTGGGCCAACTCCGCGCGGGGCTTCATGTTTGCCATCGGCTGCATCCAGTCGCAGTCGTGCCACACCAACAAATGCCCGACCGGTGTCGCCACCCAGGACCCGTTGCGCCAGCGCGCCCTGGTGGTCGAGGACAAGGCGCAGCGGGTCTACAACTTCCACCGCAACACCCTCAAGGCACTGGCCGAGATGCTTGCCGCCGCCGGTCTGCAGCACCCGTCGCAGATCGATGCCCGGCACCTGGTGCAGCGCCTGTCGGCCAACGAGATCAAGCTGTTCTCGCAGCAGCACGTCTTCCTCGAACCGGGAGAGCTGCTGAGCGGCCGGATCGAGGGCGAGTTCTACGAACGCATGTGGCGCATGGCCCGCGCCGAAGGCTTCGAGCCGGCGCCGGCCTGA
- the zapE gene encoding cell division protein ZapE → MRTNIGLPPLAAYRTAIEQDDFHPDEAQHQAAQALQACHDALHDTPPRATTGVYLWGPVGRGKTWLMDSFQRSLLVPSRRQHFHHFMHWVHRRLFQLTGTADPLLALARELAEETRVLCFDELFVSDIGDAMLLGRLLQAMFEQGVVLVATSNQPPRQLYAEGYNRERFLPAVDALERFTQVVTVDGGQDHRLHPGRAHQRFWTRQAGQPSALGEVFAQLNDQQPGSDAALPLGHRQLSVVRRGENVLWCRYTELCEQPFSAMDYIALCDRFPAILLGEIPALGSPQREGRIARGTEDGVERVAAGDRQLPALSVNDNGVRRFIALVDECYDRQVPLYLEAQVPLTELYREGYLEFPFRRTLSRLQEMQLQRFGSVSPLPTSRET, encoded by the coding sequence ATGAGAACGAACATCGGCCTGCCACCCCTGGCGGCCTACCGAACTGCCATCGAGCAGGACGACTTCCATCCGGACGAAGCCCAGCATCAGGCCGCCCAGGCTTTGCAGGCGTGCCATGACGCACTGCATGACACGCCGCCACGGGCGACAACAGGCGTCTACCTGTGGGGGCCGGTCGGGCGTGGCAAGACCTGGCTGATGGACAGCTTCCAGCGCAGCCTGCTGGTGCCTTCGCGGCGCCAGCACTTTCACCATTTCATGCACTGGGTGCATCGCCGCCTGTTCCAGCTCACCGGCACCGCCGACCCGCTGCTGGCGCTGGCCCGGGAACTGGCCGAGGAGACCCGGGTACTCTGCTTCGACGAACTGTTCGTCAGCGACATCGGCGATGCCATGCTGCTCGGGCGACTGCTACAGGCCATGTTCGAACAGGGCGTGGTGCTGGTCGCGACGTCCAACCAACCGCCCCGGCAGCTCTACGCCGAGGGCTACAACAGGGAGCGTTTCCTGCCGGCGGTGGACGCACTGGAGCGCTTCACCCAGGTGGTCACGGTCGATGGCGGCCAGGACCACCGCCTGCACCCGGGCCGTGCGCACCAGCGCTTCTGGACACGGCAAGCAGGCCAGCCCAGCGCACTCGGCGAAGTCTTCGCCCAGTTGAATGACCAGCAGCCCGGTAGCGACGCGGCATTGCCGCTGGGCCATCGCCAACTCTCGGTGGTGAGGCGCGGGGAGAACGTCCTCTGGTGCCGCTACACCGAGCTGTGCGAGCAGCCCTTTTCCGCGATGGACTATATCGCCCTGTGTGACCGTTTCCCGGCCATCCTGCTGGGGGAAATACCTGCATTGGGCAGCCCGCAACGCGAAGGGCGCATTGCCCGTGGCACCGAGGACGGCGTCGAGCGCGTGGCCGCCGGCGACCGCCAGTTGCCGGCGCTGTCGGTCAACGACAACGGTGTGCGGCGCTTCATCGCCCTGGTCGACGAATGCTACGACCGGCAGGTCCCACTCTATCTGGAAGCACAGGTTCCGCTCACAGAACTCTACCGCGAGGGTTACCTGGAGTTCCCGTTCCGGCGTACCCTGAGCCGCCT